GATGGCACCTTGCTCGCCGGAACCAGCTCAGTCGACGAATCGATGCTGACGGGAGAATCCATGCCCGTCGACAAACGGCCCGGCGATCGCCTGATCGGGGGCACCATGAATACCACCGGGGCGTTTCAGTATCACGCCACAACCTTGGGCACAGACAGTGTGCTCTCTCGCATTGTGCAACTCATGCGCGAGGCCCAGGGGTCGCGCGCACCCATTCAAAAACTTGCCGACCGTGTCAGCGGAATATTTGTTCCCGTGGTCCTCTCCCTGGCGATTGCCACTTTTATGGTCTGGTTTGTGATGGCGGATACCGCCCCTGCCATACGCGCCCTGGTCGCCGCGGTGTCGGTGTTGATCATCGCCTGCCCCTGTGCGATGGGATTAGCCGTGCCCACGGCCGTCATGGTGGCCACCGGAAAAGGTGCCGAACTGGGCATACTCATCAAAGGTGGAGAAGCGCTCCAACGGGCAAGTAAGGTCACGACCATCGTGATGGACAAAACCGGCACGCTCACCGAAGGACAACCGGCCGTCACCGAAATTCTGTCGGCCCCCGGCACCACCCACACCGCACAAGAGATCCTTCGTCTCGTCGCCTCGGTGGAAAGTTCGTCGGAGCATCCGCTCGGCCAGGCTATCGTGCGGCATGCCACAACCCGGAAAGACTCATTGGCTCCGGTGCACGCGTTTCAAGCGATGACAGGACGGGGTGCCGTGGGGATCGTCGAAGGTTACAAGGTCGCCGTGGGAAACCAGGCCCTGATGTCTGAGTTAAAAATCCAGACCGGCGCAATCCAGGAGGATGTCGAGCGATTCGCCAGGGAAGGGAAAACCCCCGTGTATGTGGCCATCGACGGAACCGTGGCGGCTTTAGTGGCTATTGCCGACCCGCTGAAAGCCTCTTCCCGCGACGTCGTCGACCGCTTGCACCGGCTCGGGTATCAGGTGGCGATGCTCACAGGGGATCATCAACAAACCGCAGAAGCGGTAGCACGAATGGCCGGAATCACACGGGTCGTGGCGGGTACCTTACCGGAAGGAAAGGTGGCGGAAATCACGCGGCTCCAGGAAAAAGGAGAAGTTGTCGCCATGGTCGGTGACGGGATGAACGATGCACCCGCCCTCGCCCAGGCGGATATCGGCATCGCCATGGGAGCAGGCTCCGATATTGCCATCGAGGCCGGCGATATCACCCTCATGCGCAATGATCTGCGGGCAGTCGGGTCCGCCATCGAATTGGCCCGGCAGACCATGAAAACCATGAAGCAAAATTTGTTCTGGGCCTTTATCTATAATGTCGTAGGCATTCCGGTTGCGGCCGGCATCCTCTATCCCATCTGGGGCATGATGCTTAGCCCCATCCTGGCCAGTGCGGCCATGGCCTTCAGCTCCGTCAGTGTCGTCACCAACAGCCTCCGGCTCCGCATGTGGTCGCCGGAGAACTGAGCATCGTAAGCCAACTTGATGGCCCAGGCAGCCGGGAAGAAGCGGACCCGTTTCCTCCCGGCTTCTGCGGCGACAGGACCGTTATATTCTTGTCATCCTGAATGAAATGGAGGATATCGCTTAGCCGGGAGATCTCCCGAGAAATAGATCATTGTTCCGGTATCTGGCTTCAGGAATTGGAGCCAACGTTTTTATTGGCTCTCATAACAGCGTCACACCTGAACCGTTGTCTCAACATATCTCGAATTCTTTTCAACGCTGTCGACAGGCGATGCCACACAAAGGGCTTACGCATCTCCCCTCCTCACAAGGCCCGCCATAAGTCGCCCGTCTAACCTTTTCGTCTTTTTCTCCTTCCCAAACCATATATATCCTTTTCTGAAGGAAGCGGAAGACCTCCGCCAACCTTGGAAGGTACGCCCATTTGATACAATCATGAATTACCTCTAGACAAAGCCAATATGACTTCTTTTGCACCTGAAACCGCATTGATCAAAATGACTTCTCACGGGCTGTATTGCCCACAGGGAAAGTTTTACATCGATCCGGCCCGGGGACCGGTCGAACGGGCCGTCATCACCCACGGACATGCCGATCATGCCAGAAATGTCGCCGAGACTTACTTCACCACCATTGGATCATCACCGATTTTGCAAAAACGGTTATCGAACGACATTTCTTTGCGCACGTTTTCGTATGGTGAACCGTTTACTCTTGGTGACACCACAGTCAGTTTGCACTCGGCCGGGCATATTCTTGGCTCTGCTCAGGTCCGCGTGGAGCATCAAGGAGAGGTCTGGGTGGTCACCGGAGATTTTAAACGGGACCACGATCCAACCTGTCAGCCGTTTGAGGTCGTTCCCTGCGATACGTTGATCAGCGAAGCCACATTTGCCCTTCCTATTTATCGTTGGCCCCCCGCCGAGCAGGTGGCCCGGGACATCCTGGCGTGGTGGGACGAAAACATCGAACTCCATCAGGTCTCGGTCTTGTTCTGTTACGCGTTGGGCAAGGCTCAGCGTGTACTGGCTGAGCTCAACAAACTTACCGACCGGAGGGTCTTTCTGCATGGTGCCGTGGCTCCCATCGTGGATATCTATCGAGAGGCGGACATTCTCATGTTGCCAACGGAGAAAATCGATCTGCAAAACAAACGCGATTACTCCGGTGAACT
Above is a window of Candidatus Nitrospira neomarina DNA encoding:
- a CDS encoding ligase-associated DNA damage response exonuclease, with amino-acid sequence MTSFAPETALIKMTSHGLYCPQGKFYIDPARGPVERAVITHGHADHARNVAETYFTTIGSSPILQKRLSNDISLRTFSYGEPFTLGDTTVSLHSAGHILGSAQVRVEHQGEVWVVTGDFKRDHDPTCQPFEVVPCDTLISEATFALPIYRWPPAEQVARDILAWWDENIELHQVSVLFCYALGKAQRVLAELNKLTDRRVFLHGAVAPIVDIYREADILMLPTEKIDLQNKRDYSGELILAPPGALGSPWMRRFKGAQTGFCSGWMRVRGNRRRCGYDRGFVLSDHADWPSLLQTFGDSGASHIQLHHGHSDILVRYLNEQGVDAISLGSPFADLESI
- a CDS encoding heavy metal translocating P-type ATPase, with the protein product MNTVIAKPESIRSHPTGRKREESPDMSPPRRVSLSVGGMTCAACQIRVQRALDKEPGVIQASVNLMLKSAEVIYDPGTTTPDTVRLAITQTGYEAEINSSDHNDQDEQAQQEHKQAEEFRSFRNKAVVSGILGVVAMVLSMPLMSAAPTHPHGGVTDPFMHWIMGWMTPALTSFAPNLYAINPNILAFTLLVMTVFVMTWAGRHFYTRAWAAFRHHSADMNTLVAVGTGAAFLFSLLATLAPEIFLGRGMAPELYYEAVIMIIALILTGNALECRAKRQTSAALRKLMTLQPRTARIIRDGLEREIPVEDMRTGDTVLVRPGERIPVDGTLLAGTSSVDESMLTGESMPVDKRPGDRLIGGTMNTTGAFQYHATTLGTDSVLSRIVQLMREAQGSRAPIQKLADRVSGIFVPVVLSLAIATFMVWFVMADTAPAIRALVAAVSVLIIACPCAMGLAVPTAVMVATGKGAELGILIKGGEALQRASKVTTIVMDKTGTLTEGQPAVTEILSAPGTTHTAQEILRLVASVESSSEHPLGQAIVRHATTRKDSLAPVHAFQAMTGRGAVGIVEGYKVAVGNQALMSELKIQTGAIQEDVERFAREGKTPVYVAIDGTVAALVAIADPLKASSRDVVDRLHRLGYQVAMLTGDHQQTAEAVARMAGITRVVAGTLPEGKVAEITRLQEKGEVVAMVGDGMNDAPALAQADIGIAMGAGSDIAIEAGDITLMRNDLRAVGSAIELARQTMKTMKQNLFWAFIYNVVGIPVAAGILYPIWGMMLSPILASAAMAFSSVSVVTNSLRLRMWSPEN